The sequence below is a genomic window from Lepus europaeus isolate LE1 chromosome 20, mLepTim1.pri, whole genome shotgun sequence.
gctgagccaggcagaagcggCGAATGACGCAATCGGGCCGCGACGCTAGAAGGTCACACGGGATCTTCCAacatggcggcggcggcgctgcGGAGTGGCTGGTGCCGCTGTCCGCGGGTGAGCGGACGTGCGGGGCTGGCGGGTGGGTGTAGGGGGCTCCAGGCCCGCGACCTCCAGGGCCCGCTCCTCCTCAGGCCATTGACCCCTTCGGCCCTTCCGTGAGCTTCGCAGGAGGCTTGGCTCTGCCAAGGCCGTGGCTGGGAGCACGTAGCCGgacctgggggcgggggccgagCGCTCTCGGGCAGGGGGCGGCGATGCCCggatctggtctcccacgtgcgccGCCGAGTGAGTGGTGACCGGGTCGGCGTTGCCCGGGGGAGCAGAAGTAGCGAAGGGAAGGCAGGAACCtgtgggagtcccagctctgccaaagcccagctctgcctggctcATGGGAAGGTGACTGTGAGAAATCAGCTGTCCGAGTACTGAGTTTCTTGGCTGCTTGGCTTTGAGCCAGGGTTTGGAAGCCGGATTTACGCGTGTTGGGTTTCACTGGGGAGAGCCAGTATCCTGCTGGGAGACTTCTCTCCCGGGTAGACAgctgttttacttattttaatgtcCATTTCCaccttaaaaggcagaatgacacacagagagagatctatctatctgctggttcattccccagagcccctggccaggccgaaaccaggagcctagaactccatccaggtctcccactgtagggggcagggccccagtacttgagccaccccctgctgcctcccagggtgcgcatccgcaggaagctggattggaagtggagcagctgggactgaaactagcactctgatgtggaatgcaggcgcCCCAGTTCAACCCCTTGCTCTCAAAGTGCGCTCTCGGTCGGTGCCgcggttcaacaggctaatcctccacctgcggcaccggcacactgggttctagtccccgtcggggcaccggattccgtcccggttgctcctcttccagtccagctctctgctgtggcccgggagtgcagtggaggatggcccaagtgcttgggccctgcacccgcatgggagaccaggagaagcacctggctcatggcttcagatcagcgctgtgcactggccgcagtggccattgaggggtgaaccaacggcaaaaggaagacctttctctctgtctctctctctcactgtccactctgcctgtcaaaaaaaaaaaaaaaaaaaggatttcctaaaaaaaaaaaaaaaaaaaaaagtacactctCTCAAGCCTCCAAAGACTGGAGATCTGGACTTCCAAcggaagcagcttaacccgcttcgccacaacacccactcctggTAGATGGCCGCTGAGGTCACCTGTTCTGCGATCAGTGGATGTGGGTGTATGGAGCAGTAGAACAAGTTCCTTGAGTTCCCAAGACTGATCCTGCAGTGACTATGGGAGGTAGTTTGGGGTGTTGCTTAGGGTTCCCAGAGCCGGGAGACAGGGAACAGGGAGAGCAAGCTCCCAGCTTGTGGAAATAGAAGTGTGGTGCCCCAGGCTCCATCCTGGGGCGCAGAATTGAACAAGACTTCCATGGGGCTGGAAGTGCTTTTCCCGTGCAGTTCGGTGGGTCGCTGCTTAGAGTGACCCCCAGGGTGCTTTGCTTGCGCCTGAGTCCTGACCTGGACATGGCAGATTTACTCCAGGGCTGACCTTGGGCAGTGAATCACCCACTGGAAGTCCAGGTCTCCAGTCTCTGGAGGCTTGGGAGGGCGCACTTTGAGACCAAGGGATTGAATTGTACATTCAGCCTTGCCCCTTGGGGTGACTTTtcccaggacccccacccccagaggtaCAGAGATGGCGTTTGCGCTCTCCACCAGCTTCCACTGGCTTCGGGATGACCACAGAGGGCCCAGCACGCAGCGGCCTGTCCACTTGCCAGTCATCGCCTgaacagacctttctctcttcctcccctcattAGCGGTGCCTCGGCAGTGGAGTCCAGTTCCTTTCTGGCCATAGCTTCCCCCACGGCTCAGCCTATCAGATGTGCCCGCCAGGCAGAGTGCCGCCCCTGGTGAGTAACTCGGGTCCCGGGCAGGCAGGATGGGCGCGAGTAGGGTGGGCTGCAATGTCTTTGTGGGACTTTGtaggcggggggaggggcagggcctcaGGGGTTGCCCATGGCACCTGAATTTTCGGAGTGTGGCCCCCGGTGTGTGTGGTCTGCCATGGTGCTGGAAGGGCCTGACCAGCCGCTCGCTTAGTGCTGCTCGGGACAGGAGTTCCCTCAGAGTggtgcctggggccagtgctgacgGCTGGCTACAAGAGCACCTGTGTGAAGTCagattctgtctcctggcttctgcccgcaggcccctccctgtccccgAGTCTGCCTGTGCGCAGAGGTggccccccttccctccccgccCACACCCCCGGCCTTGGCTCAGCTGTTACCTCCTGGTGCCGTCACGGGCGTGGGACAGGCCCTGTGGCTCCCGTGGTTGTCCCATCCCCTTTGTGGCGGAGGTCTGTTCCTTGGTGACCTGAGGCCTGGGCTACTCCTGGAGAGAGGACGAGCAGGGCGGTCTGTGGGTGGGACGGCACCCCCTGGCTCGCTGCTGCCTCCACGGTGGCTTGATGGGTGCCAGTGAGGCAGTCGCCCCGGCAGCCGGCAAAGTGACCACACCCAGCGCACTGGTGGGGAACGCGGATGCTCACGGCCACTTCCCCTCTCTTCGCGTTGGCTCTTTTCATCTCCTCGCCCGTTCTGAGCCCACAgctcccagccacacacacagcaaagCAGGGTCTTCAGTCCCACTCAGTCTGCCTCTGAGACCTGTGTCTCTTTAAAATGCACAcgtgtgtctgtctgtttgttttttaagatttatgtatttatttgaaaggcagagtcacagagaagcagaggcagagagagatcttccatccactgattcactccccaaatggccacaacgcctggagctgggtctatcctgagccaggagccaggagcttcttctgggtctcccacgtggatgcaggggcccaagcagttgggccatgttccattgctttcccaggcatagcagagagctggatcggaagtggaggcgcccttttgggatgccagcactgcaggcagcagctttacccgctgcgccacagtgcaggccccgtgTGTGTTTTTAATTGGCCCGTGGAAACTGCATGCATGTGTGCGGGCAGTGTGACGTGTACAGCGCACCGTGATCGGATCAGGGCAGCCGGCAGGCACCTCGGACACTGTCCTTTCTTTGTGTCGGGAAGGTTCAAGATCCTCTCTGCtggcagccccaccccaccctgtgcTGCAGAGCAGCCGCCCTCTccgtccccaccccctgcctgtctgggtgtgtgaccttggcccttgtgtctggagctgagcctggagtgcactcccagcctccccaggctctgcctccaGGTGGGTTGGTCCCTCCCCCGCAGGGCTGAGACTGGGAGCTCTGTGCCTGTCCTGAGGCCCCTGGCGACACACCTGTCCGCTGGGCACTCTCTGAGGGGCCGTGAGGAAGTGACCCGagccccagggagcaggagctggagtccTTTAGGCGAGGACCCCTGGAGGAAGCCACCATGCCCAACCTGTCCCCTGTCCTCtggcattttgttttgctttgctttgcttttaaatGACTTTCTCGTTTGTAGCGGTTTTAGGCTTACCAAGAGATTGGGCAGGAAGTCCAGAGCCTTTGGGTCCGGACACTGTGTGCAGGCCGGCTCCTGGGAGCGACATTGTGACAGTTGCCGGCCTGGAATACCCGGCTGCTGGTTCAGGTTCCCTGTGTGGTACACGCTGTGGGTGTGGCTTCACCGAGGACACGGGTCCACAGCTGCAGTGTCACACGGGCATGTCACTGCCCTGAGAGTCCTCgtgctccctcccccagcccctgggagcccctGATATTTTACTGTCCTACTAGTTTTCCCAGAAGGTCTCATAGTTGGGGTCACACAGGATGTGGATTGTCATGTTGGCTTTCACTCCGCATTTAAGGTCCCTTTGAGTCTTTTCATGGCTTGGAAgctcatctatttatttgtttattcgagaggcaggcaggcagctgccATCTGCTGACTTACTTCCCAGAAGCCCACAAGGGCAGGgccagaggctgaggctgggagctgggagctccgtccaggtctgctatgtgggtggcagggacccacgttcCTGGGCTGTCACCCTGCGGCCTTgcggggtgcacgttagcaggaagctggaattgagggccaggccagggctgaaccCTAGGCACTCTAGCATGGGTTACAGGCCCCCCCGCTGGCGTCTGctctgctgtgcccagtgccCTCCCAGAGGCTCATTTCTTCTTAGCAGTGAGTGATACTCCATCGTCTGGGTTTGCAGTCACCCCTTGCTGTCCGGGGCGTTGGTTCCCGGTGCTCTGTGGGTGCCAGAATCCACAGAGGCTCACGTCCCCGTGCCCAGCGGAGCAGTGTTTAGAGACCCTCCACACGGCTGCCACGGCCTGTGACTCAGGTGCCCCACACAATGTCAGGGCTGCGTCAGTGGTTAGACTGTCTTGTTTAGGGGTAACAAGGGAAAAGTCTGTACGTGTTTCATGCCGGTGTGTGGGGGTTTTTATATTCAGTCTGCAGTCGGTTGCATCCTTGGGTGCAGAACCTGCACAAACAGAGCTGACTGCCCCAGTCGGTCACCTGGTGTTTCTTTACTGTGTCTCCCATTGTAATGAAGGAGATAACTTCGTTGTCAAACCCATATCAACAGGAAACAGCATTAAAACCTCCCTCGCCCCCCTGGGAAGCAGGCATTTCCCGTgtgctcttctctcttctctcacgtTCTGCTTTCATGTTCTTCCCAGTCCAAATCGTATTCTTCTGGAAGCAGAAAAGGCTTTCTGTCTGGCTTGCTAGATAATATCAAGCAAGAGCTCGCCAAAAACAAAGAGATGaaagaaagtataaaaaaatTCCGAGACGAGGCCAAGAAGCTGGAAGAGTCAGACGCGCTCCAGGAAGCCAGAAGGAAATATGTGAGTGCCTTTGCGTCGTGCCGCTTGGCTGTCACACTTGTTCCCGGGGCCAGGGCAGttggagggagggggcagccggtgagggccagcccaggctccagcctggccacgCGACCAGGAAGCATCCTGCACAGCCCGGTGTGTGGTccgcagagcagcagcagcaccagctcctcccgCTCAGCGTTTGCGTCCCTCGGGCCCTCAGCCGACCCGCTACACACTGGCCTTGCCACATCCTGCTCCCAGGAGCTTCTGGTTGTGGTCGCGGACACTGGGTTGCGGTGCCAGTGTCGTTATTAATTACCACCGCGGACTCCTGCTGAGCGGCTGCGGGACCCGCACTGGGCCCAGCGCCCTCTGTGAGTGTCCCAGCGAAGGCCCCTGCAGGAAAGCATGGGGAGCCTCAGCACGGTGGTGGGAAAGTGGGGTGCAACGATGGCCTCtaggggccggagctgggctgcagcaggttaagcaggtCCCTgctgggacgcccacatcccttatcggagtgcctggttcgagttctAGCTTCCCATCTAGCTGGGAGGCAGCGGCTGACGGCTCAAGGACTcgattccctgccacccacacaggagaccaggacggagatcctggctgcagcctggccatctgctgctgttgtaggcgtttggggagtgaactagcggatggaagacctctctccccccacccctcaaataagtaaataaatagttatgaaaaagtttattttcacacacacaaaaaatctcAAAATCATGGATAGTGTTCTCATTTTATacactttcatgaacttttttttttttaagttttttttttttttttaaatctatctgaaaggcagaattacagagaggcagagagagagagcgagagagagatcttccatctgctggttcactccccagatggcctcaatggccggagctaggtccatcccaagccaggagccaggagcttcttctgggtctcccatgcaagtataggggcccaaggacttgggccatcttctgctgctttcccaggccatagcagagagctggatcggaagtagagcggtcaggactcaaactggcacctgtatgagatactgggactgcaggcagtggctttacctgctgctccacagtgctggcccctttcatgaactttttaaaaaatccctcatATACATGAGATTGCAAAGGTTTTTGCTCcagaatcaactttttttttttttttttaaaggtagagttacagagagatgtagagacagagagaaaggtcttccattcactggttcactccctaaatggccacaacgaatgggttgagctaggccaaagccaggagcttcttctgaatctcccacatgggtccagggacctaaacatttgggccatcctctgctgctttcctaggcacattagcagggagctggataagaagtggagctgctgggactcgaacccgtgccatttgggagaccagtgctgcaggccagggctttaaccactgcaccacagcaccggaccctgaacttaccttttaattccattctccatgaactcaATAGAAGGACAGCATCCGCATCTTAGTGATAAGCGGCTGAGCCTCACGGAGGCAGGCACTCGTCCACTGGCCCCTACTGGGCGTGGACAAGGCCTTTCTCCTTCAAGTGTCCACTAAGTCGCTCACTTGGGTGGGGCTCCGCTTGTGGATTTGACCCcctggaaggaggaaggggtcacttgagggcagagcaggtggaggTTGTGGTGGGTGCGGTGGGGAtaaagtggggtgggagggctctGGGGAGAGCAGAGCTGCTGAGAAGACGTGGCCAGGTACACCGCGCTGTGGTGTCGGAGCCGAGACGCCGCCTTGTTTTCCTCAGAAAAGCATCGAGTCGGAAACTGTGCGGACCAGCGAGGTGATCAGGAAGAAGCTGGGGGAGCTGACGGGCACCGTGAAGGAGGTAAGGGCCGGCCTGGAGCTCACCGGgtcccccaggcccagcaccaGTTGGGGCCCCCGTGCAGTGGGTGGGCGGGCCTGCGGTGGGGGCAGCAGCCCCTCTGATCTCAGGATGGGATATGATGGTTTTTCCCTCCTGCCTAAATTCACCAGGGTGGAGTAGGAGCTGGGCtttcttgtgggttttttttgtttctctgagggcaggaggagggggcggggcttggcAAGTTCTGGGCTCTGAGGCTGGAGGCCCTGCagtcagcccctccctgccctcacccTGGGCTGCTGCTCTCCGGGAATCCTTGGAGCAAGGCCGTCCCCCAGGAGACACCTGTTCTTCCAGAGAGCTCTTACCCAGTGGCTAGCCCAGAGCCCTAGGGTCCCACGCCCCAGAAATTGTAGGCAGCGTCCCGAAGCACAGACCACTGGGCCAGATGCACTAAGCCGGTGCAGCCCGGGGAGGCCCAGGGGGCTGCCCAAGAATCTGGTGAGTGCTGGGCGAGcgcctctctccccatctccgtCTCAGTAGAGTCTTGACGAAGTCAGTAAGAGTGACTTGGGCCGGAAGATCAAGGAGGGCGTGGAGGAGGCGGCTAAGACGGCCAAGCAGTCGGCCGAGTCCGTGTCGAGGGGCGGGGAGAAGCTGGGCCAGACGGCTGCCTTCAAAGCCTTGTCACAGGTAAGCCGGCCTGGTCCTGCGACGGATGGTGGGCTCTGACGTCTGGCTGGCGGGCTCgctgtgccaggccctgcaccAAGCTCCCATGCTTCCCTCACAGGGGGTGGAGACGGTGAGGAAGGAGATCGACGAGAGCGTGCTGGGGCAGACCGGGCCCTACCGCAGGCCCCAGCGCCTCAGGAAGAGGACAGAGTTTGCAGGAGAGAAGGTCAAGGAGGAGAAGGTGTTTGAGCCCAACGAGTAGGTCCTCCCCGGCCTgtccgccccaccccgccccggccctcAGGCTTGCTTCCCGCCCATGGTTCCTGGATcccaagagagagaggaagggaggagatggGGACAGGGTCGTCACCCTCCCAGGGCTTGTCCCACACCTGCGGGGGATGCAGGGCCCGGGGTTCACGACAGCACCACCGTCTTCCCAGGGAGGCCTTGGGGGTCGTGCTGCACAAGGACTCCAAGTGGTACCAGCAGTGGAAGGACTTCAAGGAGAACAACGTGGTGTTCAACCGTGAGTGTGGTGCCCTGGCTGGGCATGGGACAGCTCCCAAGAGGGCCAGGTGTGTCCTTGGGGCCCCCTGACCAGCAGCTGTGACTCCTCTGTGTGACAGGGGGCGCCGGCTCCATCGGGAGAGCACTCATGCTCACAGAGCCCGCCGCAGCCGACTCAAGCCCTCGTTACCGGCTCTGGGGCTGCACTGGGGCTTCCCTGGTGCTGGCAAGCTGCCAGCCACacacccctgccctctgccccccatCGCTTGTCCCGTGAGCACTGCTGGGGGCCTCTGTTTCCTGTGTAGTGTCAGCAGCAGCCAGTGGGGGTGGCACCCCAGTTTGCACAGCCCGTCCAGGGCCACAGCCGCGAGTTGCTGCTGTCTGGCCTGGCAGGTGGACAGGCAGCATCGCCATGCACAGCAGGGAGGCCAGCTCTGGGCCTCCCTCGGGACCTGACCCCCAGCCAGGGTGGAGTTGGGGTGTCTGTACGGCAGCGGAGTctctccagcccctgcctgccccccacagGGTTCTTCGAGATGAAGATGAAGTACGACGAGAGCGACAACGCCCTCATCCGGGCGTCCCGGGCCCTGACGGACAAGGTCACCGACCTGCTGGGTGAGTCGTGGGCTGCCCCCGGGCtgccctggctggcagcagggaGTGTCGGGCCTGGGCTCACTCTGGGCTCCCCTCGCACAGGAGGCCTGTTCTCCAAGACAGAGATGTCGGAGGTGCTCACGGAGATCCTCAGGGTGGACCCGGCCTTCGACAAGGACCGCTTCCTGCAGCAGTGCGAGAGCGACATCATCCCCAACATCCTGGAGGTGGGTGTGTGGCCGGCAGGGCCCTGCTGGTCCTCGTCGAGGCCCTGGACTGTGTGCTGAGCAGGCACGTCGCTCCTGGGCGCCTGCCCGGCTGTAGCCCCCCCTCAGGCCGTGCCTGACCACTCCTGGCGTCGGGTTCCCTGAGCAGCACCTCCAGCCGAGGGGCTCTGTGAGCTCTGGCCTTGCCCCATGCAGCTGCTCCAGGCAGCAGATCCCTGCTTCCCCATCACCCCTGGAACCGGGCCCTGCGTCTCCTGGTGCCGCTCCGCCACGCTCCTTGCCTGGAGCTGCTCCAGCGAGGCCGTGGGGAGTAGCTGCCAGGGCCTGGTGTCTGCCTCGGAGGAGGAGCCGGCAGTGCCGTAAGCCaggcctccagcccccagcctggtTCGCACACGGGGAGGAGGCGTCTCACTCCAGTCCCTGCTCCGTGGGCAGTCCCTTTTCCCTGCTGCATCTCTGCCTTGGTGGCCCGGGATGTGACAGGAGCCTGGGCAGCCTCCAGTCCCGTCAGGCCAGGCCTCTGCTGGGGCTCAGACTCCAGAAAGTTCCTCTGCCCTGTcttgtcctcccccccccccccccggtcccctcttcctcctccagcttCCAGGTCCTTCCTGCCCTTGCGCAGGGCTCAGAGGTGATGATGGGAGTGCTTCCCAGAGCGGCAGCTGCAGCTCAGACAGCTGCTCTGTCAGGCCCCAGCTTGGCCACGGTTTCCCCCGcgagcatctggctcctgcctcctctccccagctccccagcatgTCCCTCGGCCTCGCTGCTCCAGCCCTGTCTCCCAGTTCCTGTGCTCCAGCTGTCCCCACTGGCAGGAGGTGTCCAGAGCTCCCCCCCAGCTAGGTGGAGGGTGTGTGTTCACAGTGAGCTAGGGCGCAGCTCTCACCTCTCTGGCCCACGTGCCTGGCAGGTCTGAGAGCTGAGCGTGGGCCCCTTCCTCTGCTTCCGCGCTGTACAGGCTCCTGTGGCCCCCCAGCCTTCCTGGTACCTGTGCTCCGAAGGCCGGAGCCAGGCAGGGATCTGTCCCCACTGGGGCGGGCTCACCACACTCCCCctctcactccccagattccagTCCCCAGGCTGGGAGCCCTCCACACAGACCTTCCTGGGGTCCCCCTGCCTCAGAGGTCCCCTCGGCTCTGGCCTGATTGCTCCTTCCCCCTGCAGGCCATGATTTCTGGAGAACTCGACATTCTCAAAGACTGGTGCTATGAGGCTGTGAGTATGGGCTTCCTTCTCCAGGCCTCCTCACCCTCAGTGTGCAGCAGGTCCGCTGGGCGCCCGCAGCCAGGCCCCGTACTGGGGGAGGGCATCTGACCCCGGCTGGACACCAGGTCACCCGCCAGGACCCACAGGGGCTGGCGGccggtcctctgcccccaccctgtgAATGACCCCTTCCTCGCTCGGGCCTGGAGGGACAGCAGGGGCCTTCCTCCTGCCAGGGTCTCCTTGCAGAACAGCCAGTGTCGCGGGCCTTTCCCTGCCCCTGTCCATCTCAGAATAATCTTGGCTAAGGAGTCACAGGAGTGGTGGTCTGAGCCACTGAGGAAGGTGGGGTGTCCGTGGCTCGGGTCTGCCTGTTGTTGGGATGGAGGCAGGGCCCCACGGCCAGGATGGCCtaaggcagaggctggggcccgggggcttgggccaccctcctTGCCTCGGCGCTCGAGGGCCCTGTTCATGTGTGGCGATTGTGGGCACCTTGTGGGCCTGGCACGCCCCTACCCCACAGTGGACCTGTTCACCGCTCTCACTCAAGCGCCCAAAACACAGAGCAAAACCAGACGTCCACCCGCGCAGGAGGAGCAGCGTGTCCTGGCCAGGCCCCCCCTACTTCCTGGAGTGGAAGCTGGGGGTCCTGGGGCCACCCTCGGGGCCCGTCTGCTTGgccgcctcgcctcgcctcgcctcgcctcgccgaGCTGGCTCCCTGACCCCCGTCTGCGCGAAGTTTACTCTTTCCAGCTTCTGCGTGTGAAGCCACCTTGACCCTTTTTTGGCTCATCCTGTCCTGCAGCCGGCTCACAAACAACTTGGCGCGAGCGGAGGAAAAGCTGTCAGAGTTCTTTTTTAAACACGCCCCTGCGCTGTGACTAATCCCACAGGCATTTATGagcttgggtttttgttttttctttctttttctttttcctttcctttttaattttaaattctccGAATGCTGGGACCATGAAGCCGAGGCTGGTGTTCTTGGCCAGGGAgctcctggagcccctggagacgCAGCTGGAGTTCCAGCGGCTTCCACAGAGAGGTTTATAAAAACAATGTCATCTTTAAGAAACCGAAGCAGCGGGATgggcaccctccctcccacccccagcggATCAGTCATTTCCATAAAAAGTAGATGCTCTTGGGAGGAATGTCTCCCGTGGTAGCTGCCTGCCAAGCCAGACGCCTCCAGTGACGGTGGCCACgactgctgccacctgctgccgtCTGGGGGGCCGTGTCCTGTGCCCGGGGCCAGCAAGGGGGTGGCAGGTGGCACTGGGAGCTGTCACAGAGGCACCGAGACAAACCTACCCAGGATGGAGAGTAAGACGAACACGGGGCATATTGAGGTCTCGGGTGACATTCCAGGTGTCCCAGTCCCAGGTGGCTCTCACCTGGTCGTCCTGACAGCGCTGTTTCCATGACCAGAGTCAAGCGTGGGGTTCAGGCCAGCAAGGGGGCGGATGCATGGCCCAGCCTCTGTCACTCCTGGGGCGGCACGTGTGGGGTCATCGGTGTCCACACGTAGGTCGGCCTCTCCTCTCATTACAGACCTACAGCCAGCTGGCCCACCCCATCCAGCAGGCCAAGGCCCTGGGCTTCCAGTTCCACTCCCGCATCCTGGATGTCGACAACGTCGATGTAAGTGCGCCGCGCGGGGACCGGGTGAGCCCCTGCTCCCTCTGTGGGCGGGGTCTCCGCTCCTGCACATGCTCAGATTGCGTGACCTGGAGGGTCCAGGGGGCTGTCCTGCAGCTGCAATGTAGACGGTCCCTGGCTTTGGGCGGTTCGACTTGGGTTTCCCCAGTGTGATGGTGCAAAAGTGATTACTCTACAGGAGGTTAGCGCTAGATGGTTTTGCTGTTGGAGACGTCCTGAGCAGGCCGGGCTGGGAAGCATTTCTGGTTTACCACGCGTTTATCAGGGTGGGGCCCCTTCACCTTCACTAGGAGGCCCTGTGTTcttgggcaggggaggggtgctgCCCAGCCCTCGGGCTCCCATGGCCGTGAaacccctgcaccttcgtgggaagGGCCCCCGTGGGGGACTCTGCTCCTGTCCCCAGGTTTCCTCCCCGTGGGGCACTGCAGGGGTGTCAGggcctgctccctcttccctccacGCGGAGAACCCCCGAGTCTGAAGCCAGCACAGACACCCAGCAAGTGCAGGATTGGTCTTCCAGTGGAGGGCATGGGCTTGGCCCTGGCGAGGGTCTCATTGGAAACCCCCCACGGGAAGTGGGCTGGTCCTGATTGacgtgcagggtcccaggcccaCAGGGGTGCGAGGTGCATTCGGcctgcaggggtgagcagggaggggcccagcGTCTCCCGAGGCCCACCTCCCGCCCGCCTTCTCCACAGCTGGCCATGGGCAAGATGATGGAGCAGGGCCCGGTGCTGATCATCACCTTCCAGGCCCAGCTGGTGATGGTCATCAAGAACCCGAAGGGCGAGGTGGTGGAGGGCGACCCGGTGAGTGCCGGCGGGCGGGCTCCGGCCCCACACCCAGGGGCCTTCTGTGACTTGGGTGACTCGATGGGAGTGGGGGGCACCCTAGCGGGGGAGGTTGGAGGACTGTGCAGCCCACCTGTCCAGTGTTTCAGAGTTTTCAGCAGTGTCTGAGGCACCCCCCCACCACCCCCCCGtcgtggccccagcccctgagccTGCCCTGGCCCACAGGACAAAGTGCTGCGCATGCTGTACGTGTGGGCGCTCTGCCGAGACCAGGACGAGCTCAACCCCTACGCGGCCTGGCGCCTCCTGGACGTCTCCGCCTCCAGCACGGAGCAGATCctctgagcccagggctgggtcgTCCCACGGCAGACAGGGCGCCACCTGGGCCTCTGGAGCCAGGACTGCAGGACCGCCCAGGGCGCTGCCACGGTAGCTGAGAAACCAGGTGGACGAGGACTGGGCCCTGTGGTGGGGAGACGCTCCCGGAGTGCCGCGTGGGGATGCTGGCGGCCAAGCGGCCCCCAGGCCAGGGACTTTGTCCAGGGGGCGGCGGGATGGGGCCCCGGGCCTGGGTCGGCCAGGCCACGTGAGGTCCATTTTGTATTTTGCCAGTGCTCTTCTTCCCGCCTGAGATCTGGAAATAATAAAACACCGAAGTGCGCAGAAACCACCGGGTGTCTGGGCCTCTGTCTCTGAGGGGCATGGCTGGGGGGACTGGGCAGGGCTCTGCCCCCTGGGGTTGGGGGTATCTCTCCCAGTGACCTGCATGGTGTGTCTGAGGGTTGGGGTCCCCAGGGTTGGAGAAGCTTAAGCGCCCATGAGTGATGCGTGGGGACACTGGGACCCCCCCAAACGAGCCTGGGTGAGGGGCTGTATCACAGAGAGTGGAATGGGGCTGTTGGGCACCGAGGTCcagcaagggttcccagagggtgGGGAGCGGCGCCCCCCGGTGAAGTCCTGGGTGCTCGTGGGGTCCGAG
It includes:
- the TIMM44 gene encoding mitochondrial import inner membrane translocase subunit TIM44 isoform X1, giving the protein MAAAALRSGWCRCPRRCLGSGVQFLSGHSFPHGSAYQMCPPGRVPPLSKSYSSGSRKGFLSGLLDNIKQELAKNKEMKESIKKFRDEAKKLEESDALQEARRKYKSIESETVRTSEVIRKKLGELTGTVKESLDEVSKSDLGRKIKEGVEEAAKTAKQSAESVSRGGEKLGQTAAFKALSQGVETVRKEIDESVLGQTGPYRRPQRLRKRTEFAGEKVKEEKVFEPNEEALGVVLHKDSKWYQQWKDFKENNVVFNRFFEMKMKYDESDNALIRASRALTDKVTDLLGGLFSKTEMSEVLTEILRVDPAFDKDRFLQQCESDIIPNILEAMISGELDILKDWCYEATYSQLAHPIQQAKALGFQFHSRILDVDNVDLAMGKMMEQGPVLIITFQAQLVMVIKNPKGEVVEGDPDKVLRMLYVWALCRDQDELNPYAAWRLLDVSASSTEQIL
- the TIMM44 gene encoding mitochondrial import inner membrane translocase subunit TIM44 isoform X2, with protein sequence MAAAALRSGWCRCPRRCLGSGVQFLSGHSFPHGSAYQMCPPGRVPPLSKSYSSGSRKGFLSGLLDNIKQELAKNKEMKESIKKFRDEAKKLEESDALQEARRKYKSIESETVRTSEVIRKKLGELTGTVKESLDEVSKSDLGRKIKEGVEEAAKTAKQSAESVSRGGEKLGQTAAFKALSQGVETVRKEIDESVLGQTGPYRRPQRLRKRTEFAGEKVKEEKVFEPNEEALGVVLHKDSKWYQQWKDFKENNVVFNRFFEMKMKYDESDNALIRASRALTDKVTDLLGGLFSKTEMSEVLTEILRVDPAFDKDRFLQQCESDIIPNILETYSQLAHPIQQAKALGFQFHSRILDVDNVDLAMGKMMEQGPVLIITFQAQLVMVIKNPKGEVVEGDPDKVLRMLYVWALCRDQDELNPYAAWRLLDVSASSTEQIL